One genomic segment of Borrelia coriaceae includes these proteins:
- the fmt gene encoding methionyl-tRNA formyltransferase — protein sequence MRIFFASSESIALEVFKKVSDQYNVVGVLTAPDKPSGRGLSVKANDIKIEAISRNIAVLDPLVLNSDVIEMVKGLKPDLMLVFSYGKIFRQEFLDIFPMGCINVHPSLLPKYRGPSPIQTAILNGDTISGITVQKMALEMDSGNILSQSQFEIKSFNTSSDICRYVSLSSSDIVLEALSKLNAGYVGISQDASQATFCYFFNKQYRVLDFNLSAFEIKNRINACNPWPLARAKLDDYEIIFHRADFIKTNDYSDHAIGQIVSFDPNRGIFVNTKDGILLLLELQRAGKKVMDYKSFYNGNRDLVGKVFLKF from the coding sequence TTGAGGATTTTTTTTGCAAGTTCTGAGAGTATTGCTTTAGAAGTTTTCAAAAAAGTGTCAGACCAGTATAATGTAGTTGGTGTGCTAACTGCGCCTGATAAGCCTAGTGGCCGTGGACTTTCTGTAAAAGCTAATGACATTAAAATTGAGGCTATTAGTAGAAATATTGCTGTTTTAGATCCTTTGGTACTTAATTCTGATGTAATAGAAATGGTTAAGGGATTAAAGCCTGATCTTATGTTGGTTTTTTCTTATGGCAAGATATTTAGACAAGAATTTTTAGATATTTTTCCAATGGGCTGTATTAATGTTCACCCGTCTCTTTTACCAAAGTATAGAGGGCCTTCCCCTATTCAAACTGCTATTTTGAATGGTGATACTATTAGCGGAATTACTGTTCAAAAAATGGCTTTAGAAATGGATAGTGGCAACATTCTATCACAGAGTCAGTTTGAAATAAAGAGCTTTAATACAAGTTCTGATATTTGCCGATATGTTTCTTTAAGTAGCTCTGATATTGTTTTGGAAGCTTTAAGTAAGTTAAATGCAGGATATGTTGGCATTAGTCAAGATGCAAGCCAAGCAACATTTTGTTATTTTTTCAATAAGCAATATAGGGTTCTTGATTTTAATTTGAGTGCCTTTGAGATTAAAAATAGGATTAATGCTTGTAATCCTTGGCCATTGGCAAGGGCCAAGCTTGATGATTATGAAATTATTTTTCATAGAGCTGATTTTATAAAGACTAATGATTATAGTGATCATGCGATAGGACAAATTGTTTCTTTTGATCCTAATCGAGGTATTTTTGTGAATACTAAAGATGGGATTTTATTGTTGTTAGAGCTTCAAAGAGCCGGGAAAAAGGTTATGGATTATAAGTCTTTTTATAATGGGAATAGAGATTTAGTAGGTAAAGTTTTTCTTAAATTTTAA
- the def gene encoding peptide deformylase produces the protein MELVFYPDDLLRVKTKSVLDIDDGVRNAVSKMINLMDVNNGVGLAAPQVGLDSSIFVVRENTMSKPLIFINPLITETSFELSVYKEGCLSIPGVYYDLLRPKSIIIEAYDENGEFFKIENSSFLARIIQHEMDHLKGVLFIDYYEDKLRNKLLKLYMKKRRLVKS, from the coding sequence ATGGAATTAGTTTTTTATCCTGATGATCTATTGCGAGTAAAAACAAAATCAGTTTTGGATATTGATGATGGGGTTAGGAATGCTGTTTCTAAAATGATAAATTTGATGGATGTTAATAATGGTGTTGGGTTAGCAGCGCCTCAAGTGGGTCTAGATTCGTCTATTTTTGTGGTTCGAGAGAATACAATGTCAAAACCTTTAATTTTTATTAATCCTTTGATAACGGAAACCTCTTTTGAACTTTCTGTTTATAAAGAAGGTTGTTTGAGTATTCCTGGGGTTTATTATGATCTCTTGAGGCCAAAATCTATTATAATTGAAGCTTATGATGAAAATGGTGAATTTTTTAAGATTGAAAATTCAAGTTTTTTAGCCAGAATTATTCAGCATGAGATGGATCACTTAAAAGGCGTGCTTTTTATTGATTATTATGAGGATAAACTTAGGAATAAATTGTTGAAACTTTATATGAAAAAGAGGAGGCTTGTTAAGAGTTGA
- a CDS encoding aminopeptidase P family protein codes for MDTSTKMLSLRNLMLKSEIDAYLIASYDPHMSEYSHVRFNIREFITGFTGSAGIVIVTETESVLFTDGRYFLQASDELKGTEFSLMKLGVKEYPDIFSYINTNLKGLRLGIYAEDVSIRFYNDLVKNCRHTDIEILYEDLVSKIWQGRPDLENNRIFELSDAQKNDKRTGKVARVNAKLEEKSIDFCVVSSLDEIAWLLNLRGLDVKSSALFYAFLFIARSERYKNVLFINVDKLDLDLRERLETEGFEIEDYGNFYSFLAEVSHEGQFFIPVESNVKILESIGKPNAVLGQSIVSELKAIKSDYEISKMKEAHIIDAVSLIKFLYKFKSLSKDELAKLDEVDVANMLLNFRMSRDEFFSSSFASIVGFKENAALPHYRPKKGAKTLDDNGLLLIDSGGSYLELGTTDVTRTILIGDASYQEREDYTLVLKSFIALASLKFPFGTSGAFLDGIARFPLLKHGLNFAHGTGHGVGFFLNVHELPVSISPLSTYAFKGSEIASIEPGLYRDSQYGIRTENLVFVKQSYSNEFGTFLEFENLTLVPFEKELIVTEMLSQDELDYVNSYHKFVYFSLKEYFSGDELKFLEILTSKI; via the coding sequence ATGGATACTAGTACGAAAATGTTGTCTTTGAGAAATTTGATGCTGAAGAGCGAGATCGATGCATATTTAATAGCAAGTTATGATCCGCATATGAGCGAATATTCTCATGTTAGATTTAATATTCGTGAATTTATTACAGGATTTACAGGAAGTGCTGGGATAGTAATTGTTACAGAAACAGAGTCAGTGCTTTTCACGGATGGTAGATATTTTTTACAGGCATCAGATGAACTTAAAGGAACTGAGTTTAGCTTAATGAAGCTTGGAGTTAAGGAGTATCCAGATATTTTTAGTTATATAAATACAAATCTTAAGGGCTTAAGGCTTGGAATTTATGCTGAGGATGTTAGTATAAGGTTTTATAATGATTTAGTTAAAAATTGCAGACATACAGATATTGAGATTTTATATGAAGATTTAGTTTCTAAAATTTGGCAAGGTAGGCCTGATTTGGAGAATAATAGAATATTTGAATTGAGTGATGCCCAAAAAAACGATAAAAGAACAGGTAAAGTTGCTAGAGTTAATGCAAAGTTAGAGGAAAAATCAATTGATTTTTGTGTTGTGAGTTCTTTGGATGAAATAGCTTGGCTTTTAAATTTAAGAGGTTTGGATGTTAAATCATCGGCTTTATTTTATGCTTTTTTGTTTATTGCTAGAAGTGAAAGATATAAGAATGTTCTTTTTATTAATGTTGATAAACTTGATCTTGATTTAAGGGAAAGGCTTGAGACAGAAGGTTTTGAAATTGAAGATTATGGTAATTTTTATTCGTTTTTAGCAGAAGTTAGTCATGAAGGACAATTTTTTATACCAGTTGAAAGTAATGTTAAAATATTGGAATCTATTGGTAAGCCAAATGCGGTACTTGGACAAAGCATTGTTAGTGAGCTTAAGGCAATAAAATCTGATTATGAAATTAGTAAGATGAAAGAGGCTCATATTATTGATGCTGTAAGTTTGATTAAATTTTTATATAAATTTAAGAGTTTAAGTAAGGATGAGCTTGCTAAGTTAGACGAGGTTGATGTTGCAAATATGCTTTTAAATTTTAGGATGTCAAGAGATGAATTTTTTAGTTCTAGTTTTGCTTCGATAGTTGGATTTAAAGAGAATGCAGCATTGCCTCATTATAGGCCTAAGAAAGGGGCTAAAACCCTTGATGATAATGGATTGCTTTTAATAGATTCTGGGGGTTCGTACCTTGAACTTGGTACAACAGACGTTACAAGGACTATTTTGATTGGAGATGCATCTTATCAAGAGAGAGAAGATTATACTTTAGTTCTTAAATCTTTTATTGCTCTTGCATCTTTAAAATTTCCATTTGGGACTTCAGGTGCTTTTCTTGATGGTATTGCACGTTTTCCTTTGTTAAAGCACGGGTTGAATTTTGCTCATGGAACAGGTCATGGAGTAGGATTTTTTCTTAATGTTCATGAGCTTCCTGTTTCTATTAGTCCTTTGTCTACTTATGCTTTTAAAGGTTCTGAGATTGCTTCAATTGAGCCTGGGCTTTATCGAGATTCTCAATATGGCATTAGAACTGAAAATTTAGTTTTTGTGAAGCAAAGTTATTCAAATGAATTTGGAACTTTTTTGGAGTTTGAGAATTTAACTCTTGTGCCTTTTGAGAAAGAGTTAATAGTTACTGAAATGTTATCACAGGATGAATTAGACTATGTTAATAGTTATCATAAATTTGTGTATTTTAGTTTGAAAGAATATTTTAGTGGTGATGAGCTTAAATTTTTAGAGATATTAACTAGTAAAATATGA
- a CDS encoding Cof-type HAD-IIB family hydrolase, with product MKNIKAVISDLDGTLLLSNSQIGAFSELVIKKISKENKKFIIATGRSKNEIIPLIKNLNSHISFFITLNGARVYNNQWQLINSYDLSAEIVNEILVLRDTKYKDIPHFLQKSEDIDERLYADNITKNAIDNIFKKHELLKKHKYIKHELQDINIQYHEINNFKEIKNFNNIAKILLLHDEESQLIKYEAIILEKYRKKINAYLSTPHSLEIVNSKVSKGSALQDVLRRININLNEAIAFGDGFNDVDMLENVNKGLLMGNANYRLKKMLSYLEIIGTNDEEAVAHYINDNILEDPA from the coding sequence ATGAAAAATATTAAGGCTGTTATTTCTGATCTTGATGGCACACTTTTGCTCTCAAATAGCCAAATAGGAGCTTTTAGTGAACTTGTAATAAAAAAAATATCAAAAGAAAACAAAAAGTTTATTATTGCAACAGGCAGAAGTAAAAATGAAATAATCCCTCTTATAAAAAACCTAAACTCACATATCTCATTTTTCATAACATTAAACGGAGCAAGAGTCTACAATAACCAATGGCAATTAATAAACAGTTATGATTTGTCCGCTGAAATTGTGAATGAGATTTTAGTGCTCAGAGATACCAAATACAAAGATATACCTCATTTTTTACAAAAATCCGAAGATATAGATGAAAGGCTTTATGCTGATAACATCACTAAAAACGCTATCGACAATATATTTAAAAAACACGAATTGTTAAAAAAACACAAATACATAAAACATGAACTACAAGATATAAACATACAATACCATGAAATCAATAACTTTAAAGAAATTAAAAATTTTAACAATATAGCAAAAATTTTACTATTGCATGATGAAGAATCACAACTAATAAAATATGAAGCAATCATTTTAGAAAAATACAGAAAAAAAATAAATGCTTATTTATCAACACCACACTCACTTGAAATTGTTAACAGCAAAGTTTCAAAAGGGAGTGCATTACAAGATGTTCTTAGAAGAATTAATATTAATTTAAATGAAGCAATTGCATTCGGAGACGGATTTAATGATGTTGACATGTTAGAAAATGTAAATAAAGGATTATTAATGGGCAATGCAAACTACAGGCTAAAAAAGATGTTATCATATTTAGAAATAATAGGGACTAATGATGAGGAAGCTGTTGCGCACTACATTAATGACAACATATTAGAAGACCCTGCATAG
- a CDS encoding aminopeptidase, which yields MAIDLIKYAELVILKGINLQKNQCVLITGAIENYEFIKILAQKAYENGAKYVELNIEDTDILKARLNSSPEELLKFIPDFKRKFFEEMVNEKWAKIRIDNTENLDALKDNDSKKISNYFKALSIASKKVSSAIMNNELPWCIICAPGPKWAAKVLNKPESKETLEEFSKIQKKIMLLNSENPIKAWEIHGKKLHKRCEILNKLKLEKIIFKNQKTNLEIYLLENSIWTGGSEKVRETNIEFNANMPTEEVFTTPNYKKTNGIMYTTRPVTILGNLITGIWLEFKNGKVINFGCDDEQSKKILKRHIETDVQAQYVGEVALVDSNSPIYQSKLTFYSILYDENASCHIALGNAYTSCLSNGQELKTEAEKLNYGCNVSLIHTDFMIGSDDINVIGIDKSGKEHTIIQNGQFVT from the coding sequence ATGGCAATAGACTTAATAAAATATGCAGAACTTGTTATCTTAAAAGGAATCAATCTACAAAAAAATCAATGTGTACTAATTACAGGCGCAATTGAAAATTATGAATTCATAAAGATTCTAGCACAAAAAGCTTACGAGAATGGAGCAAAATATGTAGAATTAAACATCGAAGACACTGATATCTTAAAAGCTAGATTAAACTCATCACCAGAAGAGCTCTTAAAGTTTATTCCAGATTTTAAGCGTAAATTTTTTGAAGAAATGGTAAATGAAAAATGGGCAAAAATAAGAATTGATAACACAGAAAATTTAGACGCACTAAAAGATAACGACAGTAAAAAAATATCAAACTATTTCAAAGCACTAAGTATAGCATCAAAAAAAGTTTCAAGCGCAATAATGAATAACGAATTACCATGGTGCATAATTTGTGCGCCAGGACCAAAATGGGCTGCAAAAGTGCTAAATAAACCTGAAAGTAAAGAAACATTAGAAGAATTTTCTAAAATTCAAAAAAAAATTATGTTACTCAACTCAGAGAATCCAATAAAAGCTTGGGAAATACATGGAAAAAAACTTCATAAAAGATGTGAAATTCTAAATAAACTCAAATTAGAAAAAATAATCTTTAAAAATCAAAAAACAAACCTAGAAATATACCTTTTAGAAAATTCTATTTGGACAGGAGGAAGTGAAAAGGTACGAGAAACCAATATTGAATTTAACGCTAATATGCCTACTGAAGAAGTTTTTACAACTCCAAACTACAAAAAAACAAATGGTATTATGTATACTACCCGCCCAGTCACGATACTTGGGAACCTAATAACTGGAATATGGCTAGAATTCAAAAATGGAAAAGTAATTAACTTTGGATGCGATGATGAACAATCAAAAAAAATATTAAAAAGACACATAGAAACTGATGTGCAAGCACAATATGTGGGAGAAGTTGCACTAGTAGATAGTAACTCCCCAATATATCAAAGTAAGCTTACATTCTACAGCATACTATACGATGAAAATGCAAGCTGCCACATTGCACTAGGCAATGCCTATACCTCTTGTTTAAGCAATGGACAAGAATTAAAGACTGAAGCTGAAAAATTAAATTATGGCTGTAATGTTTCTTTAATTCATACAGATTTTATGATCGGAAGCGATGACATAAACGTTATCGGCATTGACAAATCAGGCAAAGAACATACAATAATACAAAATGGACAATTCGTAACATAA
- a CDS encoding divergent PAP2 family protein, whose amino-acid sequence MIKELFTNKLFLSCFTSGIIAQMIKYVIQAMKTRKLKLNPKYLLKSIFLETGGMPSSHSSTVTALATSILLTEGINTNFIIALAFALITIRDSFGVRYMAGVQAEYLNALSEQLKMKIEIEPLKIKVVKGHKKKEVFTGILIGIISAWAICNQIT is encoded by the coding sequence ATGATAAAAGAGTTATTCACAAATAAGCTTTTCTTATCTTGTTTCACTTCAGGAATTATTGCACAAATGATTAAATACGTTATCCAAGCAATGAAAACAAGAAAACTTAAACTAAATCCAAAATACCTCTTAAAAAGCATCTTCTTAGAAACAGGAGGAATGCCTAGTAGCCACTCTTCAACAGTAACAGCTCTTGCAACATCAATACTACTAACAGAAGGAATAAATACTAACTTTATAATTGCTTTGGCCTTCGCCTTAATAACAATAAGAGATTCATTCGGTGTTAGATACATGGCAGGAGTCCAAGCAGAATATCTAAACGCTTTGTCAGAACAACTAAAAATGAAAATCGAAATTGAACCTTTAAAAATCAAAGTAGTTAAAGGACACAAAAAAAAAGAAGTATTTACAGGAATACTTATTGGAATAATCTCTGCATGGGCAATATGTAACCAAATAACATAA